In Pseudobdellovibrio exovorus JSS, the genomic stretch TGAAGATTTCTTCACATCTAAAAAATACTATAAAACTATTTAACTATTTGTCCGTATCCCAATATACTAGGCAGATATATACGCAAATGTATTGAGGCCAAAAACAAAGGTGATTAATGCCATTTAGACTGTTGAGTGAAAAAGATCAGAAAAAAATATCGACATCGAAGTTCAGCTTACCCCTGATTATTTTTTCTATAGGCCTTTTAATTACGTTCCTGTTAGGTAACACCTTTCATCAATCCGAAGTTAAATTCAGGCATGAAAACACTAAAATCCATCACACGTGAATTTTATCGCAGCCAAAACCTTGTCCTCAACAATAGTATCCTGAGGATACAGTCCTTTTCTGAAATTTCGAGTTTAGTCCGCTCTAATAACAGACATGCGCGAGATGTTGTTTCACAAATAGTCTCGAGTACCATGTTTCAAAGAGCCACTTTGTATTCATTAACTGATAGATCTGGGGCTGATAAACTTCCCGTCCTTAAACGTATTCGCACTTTTAAAACAGCAAATGATTCTCTTCCAGATACGAAAAGTCCGGACATGTCGTCTTCTTTTCTTCGTCGCAAGATCAAAAAAATGCTAGACGAAAACCTTCTAAACACAGTTGCCGTCAGTTACACTGAAAACTCAAATTCTATAGCTTTTATTTCCCGCGCTAGTTCAAACCGACGTGATTTTATTGTGTTTCAATCATCCTTACAGGATTTTTTAAAAGACTGGCCGAATGATAGAGAACTCGTGGCTATTATCAAAGATAGCCAGACAAACTTTGAAGTCCTTGTTCGACAGGATAAAGATCATCAATTCCAGTTCGTCACTACACCTCAAGCTATTTCAGAAGCACAACATAAAAATAAATTTCTTATCTACAGTCACTACTTGGTAAATGAGTCTTACGGGATTTCTATCGATTGGTTCCAGAATACCAATAACCGCCCATCCAACTATGTCCTGATGATCGCTTTCTTTGGATTTTCCATCTCGCTTTTAACAGCTCTGTTCTTAGGTTTTATTCTAGATCAAAATAAACGTATTTATAAACTGGTGATCAGCAGAACTGAGGAACTTGAACTGGCCATGAATCAGGCGCAGGAAGCCAATTTAGCCAAGACCCGTTTCCTCGCGAATATGAGTCATGAGCTCCGCACTCCTTTAAATCTGATTTTGGGCATGGTTGAGCTTTTACAAAATACCAATCAGGATCGTAAAGCCCGCGAATATCTTAAAAACATGCAGACTGCTGGCGAACATCTTTTAAACCTCATCACGGATCTTCTTTCTATGTCGAAAGAAGAAGCTTCAGATGTCGAGATCAATCAGGCTCCGATATCTATACCGACATTTTTTGAGGAAATTGGCCGGATTATTGGGCCAGAGTGCCGCAAGAAAAATCTAGATTTCTATATGAATATCTCGCAGGAGATTCCAATGTCTCTGGTCGGTGATCCTGTAAAAATCCGCCAGATTCTTTTAAACCTTTTAAGAAATTCTTTAAAATACACGCATACAGGTTCTGTTTCTTTAGAAGTCGAAGTTCTGCAACGGGAAGTCTCGATGGATGGTCTATTCCATCTTCGTTTCCATGTACATGATACTGGTGTTGGCATACCGACTAGTAAGATGAATTTAATTTTCGATCGTTTCTTTCAAATTGAAGGGTCAAAAATGCTCGCCGAAGGCGGAGTTGGCCTTGGGCTTTCTATTGTGAAAGATCTTGTATCAAAAATGCATGGTAACATTACCGTTAAATCAGAAGTTGGACAGGGTTCAACCTTTACTGTCGATTTAGATTTGGAGACTCGTCAGCCTGATCCATGGATTCAACAATATCAATTAGATAAACCCCTTATTAATCGACTTGCCGTCGTTACAGATAATGCCGATTCATTTAATGTGATCAATTCTATACTTCCTACCCATGTGCTGACCATTTCACATTATCCTGAAAAATTATTCTTAGACCTCAATACTGATGAAAAAAATAATTTAAAGGCCTTTGATCAAATTATCCTATTCCGAGTAAAAAAAGAGACGACAGAATATCTTTTTAAATCTTATCCCGATAAAAAAATTATTTTGATCGGACACGACCTCGATTTAACTTCGGAGATCCGCTCATCAAAGCAAGTTCATATTATGGGGGACACCCCTATCATGCACAGCCAGCTTTTTGATGCCCTGGATTTCCGTTCGAGCAAAAAGAAGGACTCCGCTTTAATATCTGTGGAATCGACAGAGCCATCAAAGACGACGGCATTTCCAAAAAACCAAGTGCTCTCGATTCTTGTGGTCGATGATGATGCCGGCAATCGCGAACTCTTAAGGGCTTATCTGGAATCCCCTAACTTCAAAGTCAGCTTTGCTAAAGATGGACAAGAAGCTTTCGAGCTTTTCCAAAATAATCTCACTGATGTTGTCATCGCCGACTTAAGAATGCCGATTATGAATGGCTTTGAACTCGCAGAGGCCATTCGCCATTACGAAAATAAAACGTCTCAGCGTACGCCGACACCCGTTATTCTGCTAACAGCAGATGCTCTTGAAAGCACCTCTAATGAAGCTAAAAAATATGCCATTCATGTGTTTTTAACTAAGCCTATCCGCCGAAGTAAATTGCTGAATGCTATTTATGACGTAACTCAAAATCGCAATACTTCGAACGCATGATCTTAAAGCGCAAAATCCAAGAAAAAATTAAACGGACGATCGCTTACTTACAGCGATTTATGGATCGTTGGTGGTACAGTCCAATTGTTGGTGCATTAGCCCTATTAGACAATTTAATTTTGATTGTGCCCACGGATGGGATTTTAATCTCAAGCGCTCTTCTTAAACCACGTCAATGGCTCTATTTGGCTATTTCCGTATCTGTGGGCTCAACCATCGGCGCATTCCTTTTGTTCCATCTCGTCGGTGTACACGGACTACCTTGGATTCTAAACCTCTACCCTGCTATTGATGAAAGTACCGCATGGATTCTTACCGAAAGATTTTTTGATCAATATGGCCTTATCTTGGTATTTGCCGTTGCAGCAACTCCCGTCATGCAGCAACCAGCTATCGTTCTAGCGAGTCTTTCACAAACGTCTCTGTTTTATTTTTTATTGGCTGTCTTTTTTGGCCGTCTGATGAAGTATTTCATCATGGCTTATATCGCCTCACATGCCCCGCGACTCCTTTCAAAAATGTGGGGAATACGCACAGAAATGGAAGAGGTTGGAATCCAAGTCAATGCCCAGATTAAGCATCCCACGAAAGAATCTGTCCCTACGAACGAGCCTTCCCCATCTGATTCTTCACCTAAGGCACAAAAATAGCATCATTTCCTCTGTATAAGGTCGCTCTCGGCATTATAAGCGACTGGAACTTACTATATGACTTATAAGACTCATAGGAGGACTAAGATGAAGCATTTTTTGGCCTTTATTTGCTTGCTGTCTACTTCTTTATCAGCTCAGGCTCAATTACAATCTTTTAAAAAACAGGATGCCCTGCAAGTCGTATTAAAAAGCCCGCAGGTCTTATCCATCATCACCCCTAAAACTGCAGACATCGCGTCTTCACATAACTCAACGTACAACTCAATGTACAGTTCGGTTATTTCCAGTGGTGGAATTCTAAATCAGAAATTTATTGTACGCTTAGGCGTTGAAAATCAGGACCGTGAACATAAAATGCGCTCGTGTTACAACGATATCCACGTGGACTCAATCGTGAAGGCTATCAAAAACTCTAAAGGAGAGCTGGTAACTAAAAACGAACTTGTCATCAAAAAGATCAGCAACAAGGTCTGTAAAAACTCTTTAGCGCTCGCAGCCGGAGTACAACAATAATTCCACTCGTCTTAAATTACGAGTCGGATTCATTTTGAAAGCCAATTGCTCAATCACATTGACATTAAATCTACCATTCAGTTTCAATCCTTGGATTAGCCCTTGAAATCTTTCTACATAGGGATGACCTATAACAATAGCCTGCCCACAATCAGACCAATCGACTTGAGCTAACAGTTCTGGATTACTTTCAACGAATTCAAATTGTTTATCTTGGATGAAAGCTTCCGTAATCCATTCAGGAGTCCCCTCTAGGCGATGAACTTGTTTGATTTCAGGATGCTGACCTAAATAACGAGACATATCAATCAGGTTTTTTTGCGCAGGGAAGAAGCTCGCAACAAAAAACAACAACATATTCAAGGACAACAGAGAAACCAATCGCGTCTTATGCTGAGTCGCCTTCTGTAAAATCTGTTCAAGAAACGGATATAATAAAATTAACAGCACAGGAATAATCGAAATCAAAAATCTTTCCCACTTTTGCGGGAATAGCGAATGAAGAAAGACAAATAGCCCAACTACCAAAAGAAAAATACGATATTCACGCGTCCAATTTTTTAAGAACTCTTTCGAGTATTTCTTAATAAAAAATGGAATCAACAAAATGACGAATATAACGGCTGGATAGAACAACACACTTTGATTTCCATACTCAGAGCCGTGCTCGTAGTTATAGGTTAAAATCTTGATCAAAGACTCATGAAATGAACCTCTGATAAAATAATCTGGTATCCCCGCTAGAATAAAAAAGAATAACCCTAAAAATCCAGCCGCAAGGAAATGATTCCATCTCTTTTTTAAAAGAGGCAGAACAACAAATGCAAGGGCACAAATCCCCAACTGTTGCCTTAAAACAAAACAAACAGATACAAAGAAAACAGACCAAAGCAGAGTTGATAGCTTCCCTTCACGATCATACCAATACCCCCAAACCGCAGCTAAAGTTAACCAAGGGGCTGCGATACTTTCAAACATTGGACGTGTTAAAGTAAATGGAGCTGCAAAATAAAATATAAACATTAGTAATAATAAATTTGTTTGCCCGCGCTCTAATCGCGCTACTTTGGCAAATTTTAAAAAGGCATAAAAAATCAATGAGATATTTAAAACACTTAAAACTGAAATAACAGCGCGGTACTGCCAATAAGGATCCACAACTCCAAAAGCTAATGCCAATTGAGCTACCCAATACATCGGAAGTAATTGCAACGGAGATTTCACATCATCAATTCCAATCAACCCTTGCACTGATGAAACTTGTGCTGGGATATATCGAATGACTCCAACCCAATACTCATCCAATGCCATCAAACCATCATTCAAAATTAGCACCAATGCGTAGACAAAAAGTCCTAATAACAATACGTAAGTCGTTTTTATTTTTTGTAGATTTAGCATAAGTTCCTCCCCCCTGCTTATGGGGGTTTTCAAATAGATTCCGAGAGCTTTTCTGTTTTATCAACTCAATTTTTTGATGCCGCTTGACACATTTTACTTTCGACATTCGAATGATCTTTCAAACAACAAATTGAGAAGGAGTCCCATGAAACAACTCATGTTATCTATTACTTTATTATGCGCATCTGCACCTGCAATGGCATCAAAAGCCCGCCTTATGTCATTACAAGGAGCAAATCACATTGTTGATACACAAACAGTGTTCACGAATCCAGCACACCTCAACTACTTAGGGCAGTACATCACTTTCGAGATGGGTACTCCGGGTACAGCAGCAGAAGGTGGCTTTGCACGCAAACTCAATAGCGGTGCGCGCTTAAGTGCTTACTTAGGTCATCGTGATCCTTTAAATACATTTGCAACTGCCGATGTTCGTATTGCTAATGGATACATTGGACAAAACAATCCATTGGAAGTGACCTACGCCCAAAATGATATGGGTTTTGGCGTTTCTGTTTCTAACTTAGACGACAAAAAAGCCGGCACAAAAGAAACAACACTTGTTGGTAAATTCGGTATGAAATCTGGCAACACAGAGTTTTTCACTCACTTGCATTTGATTTCTCAAGCTGAAAAAACAGCCGGTGGAAATAAAGATAAAATTTCCGCGCCACAATTAGTAATTGGCGGAGCTATCGACGTTGATACTATTCGCTATTATGGATCACTACAGTACGGACAAGCTAAAAATGAACCTGGTGCTCCAGCAGCTCCATCTGTTACGATCAAAGACCTAAACGCTGTCCTTGCCTTCGAAGATCGCTCAATGAAAACACAAGAAAACGATATCTATTACGGAGCTCAGCTTAACTACGTGTCTCGTGACGTAGGTGGAGCAAAAATCACAGGTACACAATTACCCGTATTTTTAGGTATGGAACTTAATGCCACTTCATGGGCTGTATTCCGCGGTTCAGTTTCTCAAAACTTGATCTTGGGTTCAGTAAAAGATGAAACAGCTGTCAACAAAGATGCCGCTGGTATTTCAAACAATACAACAGTAACTGCTGGTTTAGGTTTGAAATATAACAATCTAGTACTTGATGGAGCTTTATCAGCTGCTTCTAACGGAAATATCAATGGCAACGCGTTCTTAACAAGCGCTGCTGTGACTTACACTTTCTAATTACTCTAATTGCTATCTTATATTATCGAAGGGAATTTTCATGTTATTGAAAAAATCATTCTCAGCACTGGCGCTTATTAGCGTCGGTGCATTTCTAAATAGCTGTATTGGTGGTGGCCCATCAGGAGTTGTCACCAAAGATTCAGCTGCTAAAGTTGCTGGAACATTTCTTGGAGTTGTGAACCAAATGCCTCGCAGTGGCGGCGCTTTAAATATGCCCATCACCCTAGCTGGTGGCATCAATGTCGCTTCAATGGAAACCGCAAAAAAACCAACAACTCTTGTTGCCGACAAAAAAGAAAAAAAGCCAACACGCAATATCGCTTCTAGTGGGTTGAATTCTTGCATTAGCTTTGAACCAGCAAATCCACCAGATGTAGATTCTGATGGGATCGCTCTTGAGAAAACCTACACTTTCAATTGTGACAACGTTCTTGATGGTGGAAATGAATACACCTACAAAGGTACTTTTAAATCCATCGATAAAGACGACTCAGTTCAAGGGATCAAAGGCGGATACCGCTATGAAAGTAACATCACTGATTATAGCTATAAAGATGTCGCTAGCGGAAATGCATGGGGATTCACCCATAAAGGCTACTGGGAAGGCTCAGGAACTGATTTAGAAAGCAATTTCAAATCAGATTATTCTGGCGACGTTAAAATGGTCCTTGCCAATATACCTGGCTATAGCGGACCTGTGACTCTTGATTACAACTTAGTCTTCAATTACGTCAGCACGATTACCCACGATGTAGCATGGCAAAATGGTCGTTACAACTCGACAGGAAAATACATCTTCAACGGAACTTTTCTGGGAGAGCACGACGCTAGCGGAAACCACAAGATCGAAACCGGAACTGCAGAACTTAATTTCAAAGCTGTAGATCTTTTGTTTGCGGCCGCAACATGCTCCGCTTTTTATAAGTCAGGCCACTGGCTGATGAATGATCCGTCTGGGAATGTTATTAAGGTTGAGTATAATTGTAATAGCTATAAAGTTTACTTTAATGGTGAAGAACTAGATAACGTCACTCCCCAGTAAACTGGCCCCTAAAAATGTTGTTAGAGTGAAAGTAAACTACGACTTTAACAACACAAAATTATGATACCAAGTATACAAAGCCATGTGCCACTCAAGACACATGGCTTTTTTCGTTGTATTCCATGTCCGCCTAAAYAAACGATTCACATTAGCYCTYAACATCGCTGCCGTATGATTKAGTGCATACAAAGGATCAAAKCCTCCSGCCTTCAAYTCACCTTGYCCCACCACACAGCCTCTTCTTCCCTTATATGTTAAATGCTCKCCCTCKGGRAAATATCTGAGKAYATCMGAAGCATAATGTGGGTTYTGATCTGACTTAATCACCACACTCTTSAGTCACTACTRGCTTTAACTGATGAAATAACTCCTGACGCATCTTCTTTCTTTGATCTAAACGTCTTACCATATTTCTCAAAAGCTCTCTTCGCTAAAACACCCTTAGCTGGCATCTCAGCTATCCGAAAACCTAAGATAAACCTTGTTTTATCCTCTACAGCCAAGCTGATCGATAGAGGTTTAAACTTTGTGGATTCAAAGGTTTCCATATCATCGAATACGATCGTATCGATTGGTTTGTTTGGAATGTGGCTATTTTGCCTTAGATTCCACAAAGCCCACTGTCCAAGGAACATGAACTTACGAACGATGGTCTTTCTATTGGTTTTTAGAA encodes the following:
- a CDS encoding hybrid sensor histidine kinase/response regulator, which translates into the protein MKTLKSITREFYRSQNLVLNNSILRIQSFSEISSLVRSNNRHARDVVSQIVSSTMFQRATLYSLTDRSGADKLPVLKRIRTFKTANDSLPDTKSPDMSSSFLRRKIKKMLDENLLNTVAVSYTENSNSIAFISRASSNRRDFIVFQSSLQDFLKDWPNDRELVAIIKDSQTNFEVLVRQDKDHQFQFVTTPQAISEAQHKNKFLIYSHYLVNESYGISIDWFQNTNNRPSNYVLMIAFFGFSISLLTALFLGFILDQNKRIYKLVISRTEELELAMNQAQEANLAKTRFLANMSHELRTPLNLILGMVELLQNTNQDRKAREYLKNMQTAGEHLLNLITDLLSMSKEEASDVEINQAPISIPTFFEEIGRIIGPECRKKNLDFYMNISQEIPMSLVGDPVKIRQILLNLLRNSLKYTHTGSVSLEVEVLQREVSMDGLFHLRFHVHDTGVGIPTSKMNLIFDRFFQIEGSKMLAEGGVGLGLSIVKDLVSKMHGNITVKSEVGQGSTFTVDLDLETRQPDPWIQQYQLDKPLINRLAVVTDNADSFNVINSILPTHVLTISHYPEKLFLDLNTDEKNNLKAFDQIILFRVKKETTEYLFKSYPDKKIILIGHDLDLTSEIRSSKQVHIMGDTPIMHSQLFDALDFRSSKKKDSALISVESTEPSKTTAFPKNQVLSILVVDDDAGNRELLRAYLESPNFKVSFAKDGQEAFELFQNNLTDVVIADLRMPIMNGFELAEAIRHYENKTSQRTPTPVILLTADALESTSNEAKKYAIHVFLTKPIRRSKLLNAIYDVTQNRNTSNA
- a CDS encoding YqaA family protein encodes the protein MILKRKIQEKIKRTIAYLQRFMDRWWYSPIVGALALLDNLILIVPTDGILISSALLKPRQWLYLAISVSVGSTIGAFLLFHLVGVHGLPWILNLYPAIDESTAWILTERFFDQYGLILVFAVAATPVMQQPAIVLASLSQTSLFYFLLAVFFGRLMKYFIMAYIASHAPRLLSKMWGIRTEMEEVGIQVNAQIKHPTKESVPTNEPSPSDSSPKAQK